A stretch of DNA from Candidatus Methylomirabilota bacterium:
GCTCTCCGAAGAGGCCGGCGAGACCGCGCTGGGCCGACCGGGACCGGGCGAGCCCGTCTACGTCGTCATGGACCCGTTCGACGGAAGCCTCCTGTACCGCCGCGGCATCCGTGCCCACTGGTTCACCGCGCTGGGCATCTACGGGCGCGACGGGACACCCCGGGCGGCCGGCCTGGTCGATCACGTGACCGGCGAGGTCGCCCTGGCAGATCGGGCGGCCGGCCTCCGGATTCCCCGCTTTGGCGCGCATCCGGTGCCGCTCCGGCCGGCCCGGACGACGACGCTGGACGGGGCGTTCCTCGAGGCGTATCTCATGAAGCCGGCCTTTCTCTACCCGACGGTCGAGGCGCTCCGGCCGCTCTTCGAGCGCGCCGCGTGCGTGCTGGGAAACGGCGGCCCGGGGGGGTTCGCCGACGTGGCGGGGGGCCGGATCGACGTGTACCTGGCGTGGCGGGAGGCGCTGACCGAGGTCTTTTCCGCCGTCTACCTCGCCGAGCGCGCGGGCTGCGTCGTGAGCGGCTGGGACGGCGCGCCGGTGCGCTTCCGGCCCGACATCCACGCGCTGCACAGCCTCGTGTGCAGCGCCAACCGGCGCCTGCACGCCGAGGTGCTCGGCGCCCTGCGGGGCATCACGCCCCCGAAAGGACTCCCGGGATGAAGCTCGGCTGCATCTGCGGCTCGTTCAATCGCTCTTTCGATGCCGGGATCATGGACCAGTTCCGGTTCCTCGAGCGGTGCGCCGGGGAGCTCAGGGTCGA
This window harbors:
- a CDS encoding inositol monophosphatase family protein; amino-acid sequence: MTATTTRGAPPWRAVVHAALRAATRAVGRLRPATGQRVVAGRAEGYRPWDPDVIAVDTATERAAIAALRRAGVHGTLLSEEAGETALGRPGPGEPVYVVMDPFDGSLLYRRGIRAHWFTALGIYGRDGTPRAAGLVDHVTGEVALADRAAGLRIPRFGAHPVPLRPARTTTLDGAFLEAYLMKPAFLYPTVEALRPLFERAACVLGNGGPGGFADVAGGRIDVYLAWREALTEVFSAVYLAERAGCVVSGWDGAPVRFRPDIHALHSLVCSANRRLHAEVLGALRGITPPKGLPG